The following DNA comes from Microthrixaceae bacterium.
GTCGACGGCATCGAAGGCCGAACGGGTCACCGCCATGTTCGCCGACACCGGATACCGGTGCCCGAGAAACGACGGACAGTCGCCTGGAGTAGCGGGGGGACGCCATTTCTCTTGACCAGGAGGGGACAGGCGCTCCTCGTCGAGATGGCCACCCACAGCGTCGTGGTCCGCCATCGCTGCGGTGATCTCGCTCAACCACGTCGGCTCGCAGATGTCGTCAGCATCACAGAAGGCGAGCATCGGGGCGGTCGCGGCCGTCGCTCCGGAGTTGCGCGCGTGTGCCGCACTTCGTATCGCCGAGGAATCGACCATCACCAGCGTGGCGAGCGGGTGAAGAGCATGCTCGCTGATGCGGAGGTCCCGAGCCTGCCCAGGTTGATTCATCGACAGAACGAGTTCCCAGGGACGGTCGTAGGTCTGGGCAGCGAGGGCATCGAGTTGGGCGAACAGGTCGTCGTCGACTCCACCGACCGGGATGATGACCGAGACGGTAGGAGCGCTCAAGGTCGGCTCCGTGTCCGACCGCGTTGCGCCCGCCATTCCGAGGCGACGACCTTGATGAAGCCGACGTCCTCGATGAAGTACCGGCGAAAGAGACGCCGAGGCTCC
Coding sequences within:
- a CDS encoding glycosyltransferase family 2 protein — protein: MSAPTVSVIIPVGGVDDDLFAQLDALAAQTYDRPWELVLSMNQPGQARDLRISEHALHPLATLVMVDSSAIRSAAHARNSGATAATAPMLAFCDADDICEPTWLSEITAAMADHDAVGGHLDEERLSPPGQEKWRPPATPGDCPSFLGHRYPVSANMAVTRSAFDAVDGFPEGFTRCEDIAFGWALESAGINLGFAERAVVHYRHRPGLWTMIRQHHFYGIGMSEVLIRQGPPTSDDGASPPSVFQANSQRVTQRSFIHILRRGAIASGRLRGLVQERLRRS